Proteins found in one Planococcus citri chromosome 2, ihPlaCitr1.1, whole genome shotgun sequence genomic segment:
- the LOC135833698 gene encoding uncharacterized protein LOC135833698, with product MYYRFCDLHVWKIILKVRRLEENLIFCNLYLEIRRIGSMGVFFWFFQFFVIMGTMYYTLWPTLVFFLIDSICMFYFEAWVTIPYLQFVGWISFLCYVSCRVQHRTVDINKLEYLTNSDFCEVKSRLAKMTWEGYEFEKVKQIKKTIGLMKLVLSISSELSAAYGTTVLFYIANYVSRSIIQFYDLIDKDAQKFPMWMSAWNVMVRIIFLLPLFICCEHLTYNVNKTVKIIQEIVTLHQPSCLDCIFQSLTLRLKHQSTTIRICGFLNITYSSFLMIMTTALAFLLLQLQF from the exons ATGTATTACAGATTTTGCGATTTGCATGTTTGGAAAATCATTCTAAAAGTCAGACGTTTGGAAGAAAATCTCATCTTTTGCAATCTGTATCTTGAAATTAGACGTATCGGTTCTATgggtgtatttttttggttctttcaGTTTTTCGTCATCATGGGCACGATGTATTACACGTTATGGCCtactttggtgttttttttaatcgactcgATTTGTATGTTTTATTTCGAAGCCTGGGTGACCATTCCGTATTTGCAATTTGTGGGGTGGATTAGTTTTTTATGCTATGTATCGTGTCGAGTGCAGCATAGAACAGTAGATATCAATAAATTGGAATATTTAACGAATTCTGATTTTTGCGAAGTAAAAAGCAGACTGGCCAAGATGACTTGGGAAGGATATGAATTTGAGAAAGTTAAACAGATTAAAAAAACTATCGGGCTTATGAAGCTA GTTTTGAGTATTTCTAGTGAATTATCAGCAGCGTATGGAACGacagttttattttatattgCAAATTATGTATCAAGATCAATCATACAATTTTATGATCTGATTGATAAAGATGCTCAGAAGTTTCCCATGTGGATGTCTGCGTGGAATGTCATGGTCAGGATCATATTTTTATTGCCTTTGTTCATTTGTTGCGAACATCTGACTTATAAT GTgaataaaactgtaaaaataattcaagaaatcGTTACACTTCATCAGCCATCGTGCTTAGATTGCATT tttcaaaGTTTAACTTTAAGATTAAAACACCAGAGCACCACAATACGAATATGCGGATTTTTGAACATAACGTACAGTAGTTTTCTGATG ATTATGACAACTGCATTAGCATTCTTACTGCTtcaattacaattttaa